The Branchiostoma floridae strain S238N-H82 chromosome 6, Bfl_VNyyK, whole genome shotgun sequence genomic interval NNNNNNNNNNNNNNNNNNNNNNNNNNNNNNNNNNNNNNNNNNNNNNNNNNNNNNNNNNNNNNNNNNNNNNNNNNNNNNNNNNNNNNNNNNNNNNNNNNNNNNNNNNNNNNNNNNNNNNNNNNNNNNNNNNNNNNNNNNNNNNNNNNNNNNNNNNNNNNNNNNNNNNNNNNNNNNNNNNNNNNNNNNNNNNNNNNNNNNNNNNNNNNNNNNNNNNNNNNNNNNNNNNNNNNNNNNNNNNNNNNNNNNNNNNNNNNNNNNNNNNNNNNNNNNNNNNNNNNNNNNNNNNNNNNNNNNNNNNNNNNNNNNNNNNNNNNNNNNNNNNNNNNNNNNNNNNNNNNNNNNNNNNNNNNNNNNNNNNNNNNNNNNNNNNNNNNNNNNNNNNNNNNNNNNNNNNNNNNNNNNNNNNNNNNNNNNNNNNNNNNNNNNNNNNNNNNNNNNNNNNNNNNNNNNNNNNNNNNNNNNNNNNNNNNNNNNNNNNNNNNNNNNNNNNNNNNNNNNNNNNNNNNNNNNNNNNNNNNNNNNNNNNNNNNNNNNNNNNNNNNNNNNNNNNNNNNNNNNNNNNNNNNNNNNNNNNNNNNNNNNNNNNNNNNNNNNNNNNNNNNNNNNNNNNNNNNNNNNNNNNNNNNNNNNNNNNNNNNNNNNNNNNNNNNNNNNNNNNNNNNNNNNNNNNNNNNNNNNNNNNNNNNNNNNNNNNNNNNNNNNNNNNNNNNNNNNNNNNNNNNNNNNNNNNNNNNNNNNNNNNNNNNNNNNNNNNNNNNNNNNNNNNNNNNNNNNNNNNNNNNNNNNNNNNNNNNNNNNNNNNNNNNNNNNNNNNNNNNNNNNNNNNNNNNNNNNNNNNNNNNNNNNNNNNNNNNNNNNNNNNNNNNNNNNNNNNNNNNNNNNNNNNNNNNNNNNNNNNNNNNNNNNNNNNNNNNNNNNNNNNNNNNNNNNNNNNNNNNNNNNNNNNNNNNNNNNNNNNNNNNNNNNNNNNNNNNNNNNNNNNNNNNNNNTTTTGAAGGCGCATAccaatgagacttttgatgaaataaaagaaacttatggtgatgattccccatcatatgaccttgtaaaacgctggcattgtgaattcaaacatggccggaagtctgtggaaacagctcccagacctggtcgtccctcttctgccattgatgaggcatctgttgcaggaccaacctggggcgtcctacaaaaacggtgtacagagctgcatcaaacgatggtagaaatgcataactctgggtgattcctatgaagagaaagactaataactgtaccaagtttcattaatctcctcctttgggaaatgggtcaggtggattacttcttgaacgcccctcgtaccatACATATAATAAAGTCTATCGTTATCTTATTACAGTACCGTCGGCGAAACCGCGTCTCCTCTGCCAGCGCTCCCAGCCACCCCGGGGAGGACCCCACCTCCCACAGACGGAGGGACAGGTTCGCATGCGCAGCCGATGACCCCCATGACCTTGAAGAAGACGCTGACAGGCGCGCAGGCGCAGAGAACTTCTCTCAAGGAGACGTGAACACCACGGGCATGTCCTCCCGGGGACGGAGCAAGGCGGCAAAGAAGCACAGGAAGCAGAAAGAGGGAGGGGATGAGAGTCACGGCAAACGACGACAACGATCCAAGTCGTTGGGGGACGGAACCATTCGAGATAAAGGGGACAAGGGGAGACAGAGGAGCGCATCGGAAGGAACGCAAGGAACTGGAGAGGGCTCCGAGAGACATGCTAGTATTTCAGGAGGTACTCCGGTAAGAGTCAGACAACGCAGCTCATCGGGTGTTAGTTCTCAAAGTGACGCGAGTTCGCAAGGACGGCAAAGAGGCGTAACTATAGAGAGACAGAAAAGTGTTCCCGGAGGCATTCCTCCAAACCCGCCGATCGGCAGAGAGCGAATCCGGAGCTGCTCCGGAGCGGGAGGGAGCATGGCGCGGCTGAGATACGCCAGGAGACTCAGCCTCAACGCCGAGAAGGCCAAACGagagatgaagatgaagaggaagAAACCCCTGAGGCGCAGGACGACGAGGAATCTCCAGACGAAAGTGGATGTCGTGAATGAGAAGGAAGAAGATGCGATACGAGACGGAGCGCAAGAGGGCGCGCCTAGCCGCAAAGACGGAGCAGAAAAGGCTCCCATTCGTCAACTACCGAGTGAAAGGGAGAGAAAGGAATCCGATGGGTCTCCGGTAAAAAGTCGTGATGACGTCACTACCGAGGAAACCGACCTGGAGAGGTCGTCATCATCCTTGCAAGACAGTCGAGGTGCGGTAGGGGGAGCTGCTACTGCTGAGACGGCGGAGTTCGCCAGTCCGGTCAAACGAANNNNNNNNNNNNNNNNNNNNNNNNNNNNNNNNNNNNNNNNNNNNNNNNNNNNNNNNNNNNNNNNNNNNNNNNNNNNNNNNNNNNNNNNNNNNNNNNNNNNNNNNNNNNNNNNNNNNNNNNNNNNNNNNNNNNNNNNNNNNNNNNNNNNNNNNNNNNNNNNNNNNNNNNNNNNNNNNNNNNNNNNNNNNNNNNNNNNNNNNNNNNNNNNNNNNNNNNNNNNNNNNNNNNNNNNNNNNNNNNNNNNNNNNNNNNNNNNNNNNNNNNNNNNNNNNNNNNNNNNNNNNNNNNNNNNNNNNNNNNNNNNNNNNNNNNNNNNNNNNNNNNNNNNNNNNNNNNNNNNNNNNNNNN includes:
- the LOC118417499 gene encoding uncharacterized protein LOC118417499, translating into MNPWEQLLDFQLDTTTICAIFIGGLLALGFVSLCIYAACTAVCQPKYRRRNRVSSASAPSHPGEDPTSHRRRDRFACAADDPHDLEEDADRRAGAENFSQGDVNTTGMSSRGRSKAAKKHRKQKEGGDESHGKRRQRSKSLGDGTIRDKGDKGRQRSASEGTQGTGEGSERHASISGGTPVRVRQRSSSGVSSQSDASSQGRQRGVTIERQKSVPGGIPPNPPIGRERIRSCSGAGGSMARLRYARRLSLNAEKAKREMKMKRKKPLRRRTTRNLQTKVDVVNEKEEDAIRDGAQEGAPSRKDGAEKAPIRQLPSERERKESDGSPVKSRDDVTTEETDLERSSSSLQDSRGPSRKYESSV